The Neodiprion fabricii isolate iyNeoFabr1 chromosome 4, iyNeoFabr1.1, whole genome shotgun sequence genome window below encodes:
- the LOC124181089 gene encoding DNA topoisomerase 3-alpha isoform X1: MKFTSKITKIKVKKYLFIDLRTTWIQLAKFSSSDTVKELYNSGKNVMKVLNVAEKNDAAKGIAGYLSHGSSHRREGLSVYNKIYEFDTQLWGQQCKMIMTSVSGHLLNHEFVGGYRNWQGCNPLSLFEAPVVKQCEENFMKIKKTLEREAKGCQALIIWTDCDREGENIGFEVIQVCQAVKPTIKIYRAKFSEITAPSVTRALHNLGLPNKAISDAVDVRSELDLRIGAAFTRFQTMRLQKVFPQTLAEMLISYGSCQFPTLGFVVERFLAIENFKSEPFWKIKVTDERDGILVEFRWDRNRLFERLPCQIFLDICLESPTATVEKVTCKPKSKWRPLPLDTVELAKLGSRKLKLNAKETMKIAEKLYTQGIISYPRTETNIFPKELNLVPLVEHQSASPQWGPFAQQILQNGPFPRQGKKNDGAHPPIHPTKYIATLGGNEARVYEFIVRHFLACISKDAEGQETIVHIDIAQEKFIASGLHIIAKNYLEVYPYETWNAKEIHAYEEGQTFRPTGIEMVDGETSPPNLLTEADLIALMDKHGIGTDATHAEHIEKIKSRQYVGLKDQKYFIPGKLGIGLVMGYDSMGFHMSKPHLRAGLENDLKLICDGVKQPADVLQDQISRYKTVFTATLRQAGLIDEALAHYLDEQPAQVQHAEIANPDPDIIVYKCPKCGSNMLLKDRRNSPGKYIGCMAFPTCNNSIWFPTTVENIEVLNNKCNRCPGNMPLLKFTLRQGTLPHLGTSYTSCIGGCDTVLNETFDIRTHSVQNVPQAGNGGAPQTNSNQNPRTNQTRQNAQRQPNGQINNSRANDTSRTDSGVSTWSSAPSTTSVRHNKFSNRSSNQNQQNMETDDTILCNCHERAIELTVRKEGTNKGRQFYKCAKPQENSCDFFLWAAENALPNDNANRNHSQPSRNTNSSYSNQTQQSQTNMRFDREAGGSSSSQGITCTCGQPARKLTVHKEGPNKGREFYGCPQGIGTTCKFFKWADENDDDGSCDNGQRPHTGGFRGGRNIQNANLPRARNPSKRKCGLCGQEGHTRRTCSQNDAG; the protein is encoded by the exons ATGAAATTTACATCGAAAATTACGAAGATAAAGGttaagaaatatttgtttatagaTTTAAGAACTACATGGATTCAACTGGCCAAATTTAGTAGCAGTGATACTGTCAAAGAGCTGTACAATAGCGGTAAAAACGTCATGAAGGTGTTGAATGTTGCTGAAAAAAATGACGCAGCTAAAGGTATAGCTGGCTACCTTTCACATGGGTCTTCGCATCGG cgaGAAGGACTATCAGTATATAACAAGATCTACGAATTTGATACCCAGCTATGGGGCCAGCAGTGCAAAATGATAATGACGTCGGTATCTGGTCACCTGTTGAATCATGAATTTGTCGGAGGATATCGTAATTGGCAAGGATGTAATCCACTATCTCTATTTGAAGCACCTGTGGTTAAGCAGTGCGAGgagaattttatgaaaataaaaaaaaccttagAGAGGGAGGCTAAGGGTTGCCAGGCACTGATTATATGGACAGATTGCGATCGAGAGGGTGAAAACATAGGCTTTGAAGTTATACAAGTTTGCCAAGCTGTGAAGCCCACCATTAAGATATACCG AGcaaaattttcggaaataaCTGCTCCATCGGTGACTCGAGCACTTCATAATTTAGGATTACCGAACAAAGCCATAAGCGATGCTGTCGACGTTAGGAGCGAATTGGACTTGAGAATAG GAGCTGCATTTACACGATTTCAAACAATGAGACTTCAAAAGGTTTTTCCACAAACGCTAGCTGAGATGTTGATCAGCTATGGCAGCTGCCAGTTTCCAACCCTGGGTTTTGTAGTAGAGAGGTTTCTcgcaattgaaaatttcaagtcagaGCCATTTTGGAAAATCAAAGTCACGGACGAACGTGATGGAATATTGGTGGAATTTAGATGGGACAGAAATCGTTTGTTTGAACGCCTTCCGTGCCAGATATTTCTGGACATATGTTTAGAATCTCCTACTGCAACTGTAGAAAAAGTTACGTGCAAACCGAAAAGCAAATGGAGACCGCTGCCATTGGACACCGTC GAATTAGCCAAATTGGGTTCACGCAAGTTGAAACTAAACGCAAAGGAGACAATGAAAATAGCAGAGAAACTGTACACTCAAGGTATTATCAGCTACCCTCGTACAGAAACTAACATTTTTCCCAAGGAACTCAATCTTGTGCCACTAGTCGAACATCAATCTGCAAGTCCACAGTGGGGACCGTTTGCACAACAAATACTGCAAAACGGGCCTTTCCCACgtcaagggaaaaaaaatgatggagCTCACCCTCCGATTCATCCTACGAAGTACATTGCTACTTTAGGAG GCAATGAGGCTCGTGTATACGAGTTTATAGTTCGTCATTTTTTGGCCTGTATATCAAAGGATGCTGAAGGTCAAGAGACCATTGTTCACATTGATATTGCGCAGGAAAAATTTATAGCAAGTGGTCTTCATATAATTGCCAAAAATTATTTAGAAGTGTACCCGTACGAAACGTGGAATGCAAAAGAAATCCATGCGTACGAAGAGGGACAAACTTTCAGACCCACTGGCATTGAAATGGTTGATGGGGAAACTTCACCTCCAAACTTGCTAACAGAAGCTGACCTAATTGCTTTAATGGATAAGCACGGAATTGGCACTGATGCAACTCACGCTGAACAtatcgagaaaataaaatcaaggcAATACGTGGGCCTGAAGGATCAAAAGTATTTCATTCCCGGAAAACTCGGGATTGGATTGGTCATGGGCTACGACAGTATGGGCTTTCATATGTCCAAACCACACCTCAGAGCAGGACTCGAAAACGATTTAAAGCT aaTATGCGACGGTGTGAAACAGCCAGCGGATGTTTTGCAGGATCAAATATCCAGGTATAAAACAGTATTCACAGCAACGTTACGGCAGGCTGGATTAATAGACGAAGCGCTTGCACACTATCTTGACGAGCAACCAGCGCAGGTGCAGCATGCTGAAATAGCAAACCCGGATCCAGATATAATTGTATACAAGTGTCCAAAGTGCGGGAGTAATATGTTATTAAAGGATCGAAGGAACTCTCCTGGCAAATATATTGGCTGCATGGCGTTTCCGACATGTAATAATTCGATATGGTTTCCAACCACTGTTGAGAATATAGAAGTTTTGAATAACAAGTGTAACAGG TGTCCAGGTAATATGCCATTACTTAAGTTTACCTTGCGCCAAGGCACCCTGCCGCATCTTGGAACTTCTTACACCTCTTGTATAGGAGGATGTGATACAGTGCTCAATGAGACTTTTGATATTCGAACACATAGCGTACAAAATGTACCACAAGCTGGTAATGGTGGAGCACCGCAAACAAACTCAAATCAAAATCCTAGAACAAATCAAACACGGCAAAACGCACAAAGGCAACCTAATGGCCAGATAAATAATTCTAGAGCAAATGACACAAGCCGTACTGATTCTGGGGTGTCTACTTGGAGCTCTGCACCTTCGACGACTTCTGTACGACATAATAAGTTTTCTAATCGGTCTAGTAATCAGAATCAACAGAATATGGAAACTGATGACACGATTCTCTGTAACTGTCATGAAAGGGCAATAGAGCTTACTGTACGTAAAGAGGGGACAAATAAAG GAAGACAATTCTACAAATGTGCCAAACCGCAAGAAAACAGCTGTGACTTCTTTCTCTGGGCTGCAGAAAATGCTTTACCCAATGATAATGCAAACAGAAATCATTCGCAACCATCTCGGAATACCAATAGCAGCTATAGTAATCAAACACAGCAGAGCCAAACTAATATGAGGTTCGATAGAGAAGCTGGCGGATCATCGTCATCTCAAGGCATTACCTGCACGTGTGGGCAACCGGCAAGAAA ACTTACCGTACATAAGGAAGGTCCTAACAAAGGAAGAGAATTTTATGGATGCCCTCAAGGAATTGGCACtacatgtaaattttttaaatgggctgatgaaaatgatgatgatggttcATGCGATAATGGACAGAGACCACACACAGGGGGCTTTCGAGGAGGTAGAAATATACAAAATGCAAATCTTCCTAGAGCAAGAAATCCAAGTAAAAGGAAGTGCGGTCTTTGCGGACAAGAAG GTCATACCAGACGTACCTGTTCACAAAATGATGCGGGTTAA
- the LOC124181089 gene encoding DNA topoisomerase 3-alpha isoform X2 — protein sequence MHFVLQTKINRLFFDLRTTWIQLAKFSSSDTVKELYNSGKNVMKVLNVAEKNDAAKGIAGYLSHGSSHRREGLSVYNKIYEFDTQLWGQQCKMIMTSVSGHLLNHEFVGGYRNWQGCNPLSLFEAPVVKQCEENFMKIKKTLEREAKGCQALIIWTDCDREGENIGFEVIQVCQAVKPTIKIYRAKFSEITAPSVTRALHNLGLPNKAISDAVDVRSELDLRIGAAFTRFQTMRLQKVFPQTLAEMLISYGSCQFPTLGFVVERFLAIENFKSEPFWKIKVTDERDGILVEFRWDRNRLFERLPCQIFLDICLESPTATVEKVTCKPKSKWRPLPLDTVELAKLGSRKLKLNAKETMKIAEKLYTQGIISYPRTETNIFPKELNLVPLVEHQSASPQWGPFAQQILQNGPFPRQGKKNDGAHPPIHPTKYIATLGGNEARVYEFIVRHFLACISKDAEGQETIVHIDIAQEKFIASGLHIIAKNYLEVYPYETWNAKEIHAYEEGQTFRPTGIEMVDGETSPPNLLTEADLIALMDKHGIGTDATHAEHIEKIKSRQYVGLKDQKYFIPGKLGIGLVMGYDSMGFHMSKPHLRAGLENDLKLICDGVKQPADVLQDQISRYKTVFTATLRQAGLIDEALAHYLDEQPAQVQHAEIANPDPDIIVYKCPKCGSNMLLKDRRNSPGKYIGCMAFPTCNNSIWFPTTVENIEVLNNKCNRCPGNMPLLKFTLRQGTLPHLGTSYTSCIGGCDTVLNETFDIRTHSVQNVPQAGNGGAPQTNSNQNPRTNQTRQNAQRQPNGQINNSRANDTSRTDSGVSTWSSAPSTTSVRHNKFSNRSSNQNQQNMETDDTILCNCHERAIELTVRKEGTNKGRQFYKCAKPQENSCDFFLWAAENALPNDNANRNHSQPSRNTNSSYSNQTQQSQTNMRFDREAGGSSSSQGITCTCGQPARKLTVHKEGPNKGREFYGCPQGIGTTCKFFKWADENDDDGSCDNGQRPHTGGFRGGRNIQNANLPRARNPSKRKCGLCGQEGHTRRTCSQNDAG from the exons ATGCATTTTGTATTACAAACAAAGATCAACCGGCTATTTTTTG aTTTAAGAACTACATGGATTCAACTGGCCAAATTTAGTAGCAGTGATACTGTCAAAGAGCTGTACAATAGCGGTAAAAACGTCATGAAGGTGTTGAATGTTGCTGAAAAAAATGACGCAGCTAAAGGTATAGCTGGCTACCTTTCACATGGGTCTTCGCATCGG cgaGAAGGACTATCAGTATATAACAAGATCTACGAATTTGATACCCAGCTATGGGGCCAGCAGTGCAAAATGATAATGACGTCGGTATCTGGTCACCTGTTGAATCATGAATTTGTCGGAGGATATCGTAATTGGCAAGGATGTAATCCACTATCTCTATTTGAAGCACCTGTGGTTAAGCAGTGCGAGgagaattttatgaaaataaaaaaaaccttagAGAGGGAGGCTAAGGGTTGCCAGGCACTGATTATATGGACAGATTGCGATCGAGAGGGTGAAAACATAGGCTTTGAAGTTATACAAGTTTGCCAAGCTGTGAAGCCCACCATTAAGATATACCG AGcaaaattttcggaaataaCTGCTCCATCGGTGACTCGAGCACTTCATAATTTAGGATTACCGAACAAAGCCATAAGCGATGCTGTCGACGTTAGGAGCGAATTGGACTTGAGAATAG GAGCTGCATTTACACGATTTCAAACAATGAGACTTCAAAAGGTTTTTCCACAAACGCTAGCTGAGATGTTGATCAGCTATGGCAGCTGCCAGTTTCCAACCCTGGGTTTTGTAGTAGAGAGGTTTCTcgcaattgaaaatttcaagtcagaGCCATTTTGGAAAATCAAAGTCACGGACGAACGTGATGGAATATTGGTGGAATTTAGATGGGACAGAAATCGTTTGTTTGAACGCCTTCCGTGCCAGATATTTCTGGACATATGTTTAGAATCTCCTACTGCAACTGTAGAAAAAGTTACGTGCAAACCGAAAAGCAAATGGAGACCGCTGCCATTGGACACCGTC GAATTAGCCAAATTGGGTTCACGCAAGTTGAAACTAAACGCAAAGGAGACAATGAAAATAGCAGAGAAACTGTACACTCAAGGTATTATCAGCTACCCTCGTACAGAAACTAACATTTTTCCCAAGGAACTCAATCTTGTGCCACTAGTCGAACATCAATCTGCAAGTCCACAGTGGGGACCGTTTGCACAACAAATACTGCAAAACGGGCCTTTCCCACgtcaagggaaaaaaaatgatggagCTCACCCTCCGATTCATCCTACGAAGTACATTGCTACTTTAGGAG GCAATGAGGCTCGTGTATACGAGTTTATAGTTCGTCATTTTTTGGCCTGTATATCAAAGGATGCTGAAGGTCAAGAGACCATTGTTCACATTGATATTGCGCAGGAAAAATTTATAGCAAGTGGTCTTCATATAATTGCCAAAAATTATTTAGAAGTGTACCCGTACGAAACGTGGAATGCAAAAGAAATCCATGCGTACGAAGAGGGACAAACTTTCAGACCCACTGGCATTGAAATGGTTGATGGGGAAACTTCACCTCCAAACTTGCTAACAGAAGCTGACCTAATTGCTTTAATGGATAAGCACGGAATTGGCACTGATGCAACTCACGCTGAACAtatcgagaaaataaaatcaaggcAATACGTGGGCCTGAAGGATCAAAAGTATTTCATTCCCGGAAAACTCGGGATTGGATTGGTCATGGGCTACGACAGTATGGGCTTTCATATGTCCAAACCACACCTCAGAGCAGGACTCGAAAACGATTTAAAGCT aaTATGCGACGGTGTGAAACAGCCAGCGGATGTTTTGCAGGATCAAATATCCAGGTATAAAACAGTATTCACAGCAACGTTACGGCAGGCTGGATTAATAGACGAAGCGCTTGCACACTATCTTGACGAGCAACCAGCGCAGGTGCAGCATGCTGAAATAGCAAACCCGGATCCAGATATAATTGTATACAAGTGTCCAAAGTGCGGGAGTAATATGTTATTAAAGGATCGAAGGAACTCTCCTGGCAAATATATTGGCTGCATGGCGTTTCCGACATGTAATAATTCGATATGGTTTCCAACCACTGTTGAGAATATAGAAGTTTTGAATAACAAGTGTAACAGG TGTCCAGGTAATATGCCATTACTTAAGTTTACCTTGCGCCAAGGCACCCTGCCGCATCTTGGAACTTCTTACACCTCTTGTATAGGAGGATGTGATACAGTGCTCAATGAGACTTTTGATATTCGAACACATAGCGTACAAAATGTACCACAAGCTGGTAATGGTGGAGCACCGCAAACAAACTCAAATCAAAATCCTAGAACAAATCAAACACGGCAAAACGCACAAAGGCAACCTAATGGCCAGATAAATAATTCTAGAGCAAATGACACAAGCCGTACTGATTCTGGGGTGTCTACTTGGAGCTCTGCACCTTCGACGACTTCTGTACGACATAATAAGTTTTCTAATCGGTCTAGTAATCAGAATCAACAGAATATGGAAACTGATGACACGATTCTCTGTAACTGTCATGAAAGGGCAATAGAGCTTACTGTACGTAAAGAGGGGACAAATAAAG GAAGACAATTCTACAAATGTGCCAAACCGCAAGAAAACAGCTGTGACTTCTTTCTCTGGGCTGCAGAAAATGCTTTACCCAATGATAATGCAAACAGAAATCATTCGCAACCATCTCGGAATACCAATAGCAGCTATAGTAATCAAACACAGCAGAGCCAAACTAATATGAGGTTCGATAGAGAAGCTGGCGGATCATCGTCATCTCAAGGCATTACCTGCACGTGTGGGCAACCGGCAAGAAA ACTTACCGTACATAAGGAAGGTCCTAACAAAGGAAGAGAATTTTATGGATGCCCTCAAGGAATTGGCACtacatgtaaattttttaaatgggctgatgaaaatgatgatgatggttcATGCGATAATGGACAGAGACCACACACAGGGGGCTTTCGAGGAGGTAGAAATATACAAAATGCAAATCTTCCTAGAGCAAGAAATCCAAGTAAAAGGAAGTGCGGTCTTTGCGGACAAGAAG GTCATACCAGACGTACCTGTTCACAAAATGATGCGGGTTAA
- the LOC124181089 gene encoding DNA topoisomerase 3-alpha isoform X3 has protein sequence MKVLNVAEKNDAAKGIAGYLSHGSSHRREGLSVYNKIYEFDTQLWGQQCKMIMTSVSGHLLNHEFVGGYRNWQGCNPLSLFEAPVVKQCEENFMKIKKTLEREAKGCQALIIWTDCDREGENIGFEVIQVCQAVKPTIKIYRAKFSEITAPSVTRALHNLGLPNKAISDAVDVRSELDLRIGAAFTRFQTMRLQKVFPQTLAEMLISYGSCQFPTLGFVVERFLAIENFKSEPFWKIKVTDERDGILVEFRWDRNRLFERLPCQIFLDICLESPTATVEKVTCKPKSKWRPLPLDTVELAKLGSRKLKLNAKETMKIAEKLYTQGIISYPRTETNIFPKELNLVPLVEHQSASPQWGPFAQQILQNGPFPRQGKKNDGAHPPIHPTKYIATLGGNEARVYEFIVRHFLACISKDAEGQETIVHIDIAQEKFIASGLHIIAKNYLEVYPYETWNAKEIHAYEEGQTFRPTGIEMVDGETSPPNLLTEADLIALMDKHGIGTDATHAEHIEKIKSRQYVGLKDQKYFIPGKLGIGLVMGYDSMGFHMSKPHLRAGLENDLKLICDGVKQPADVLQDQISRYKTVFTATLRQAGLIDEALAHYLDEQPAQVQHAEIANPDPDIIVYKCPKCGSNMLLKDRRNSPGKYIGCMAFPTCNNSIWFPTTVENIEVLNNKCNRCPGNMPLLKFTLRQGTLPHLGTSYTSCIGGCDTVLNETFDIRTHSVQNVPQAGNGGAPQTNSNQNPRTNQTRQNAQRQPNGQINNSRANDTSRTDSGVSTWSSAPSTTSVRHNKFSNRSSNQNQQNMETDDTILCNCHERAIELTVRKEGTNKGRQFYKCAKPQENSCDFFLWAAENALPNDNANRNHSQPSRNTNSSYSNQTQQSQTNMRFDREAGGSSSSQGITCTCGQPARKLTVHKEGPNKGREFYGCPQGIGTTCKFFKWADENDDDGSCDNGQRPHTGGFRGGRNIQNANLPRARNPSKRKCGLCGQEGHTRRTCSQNDAG, from the exons ATGAAGGTGTTGAATGTTGCTGAAAAAAATGACGCAGCTAAAGGTATAGCTGGCTACCTTTCACATGGGTCTTCGCATCGG cgaGAAGGACTATCAGTATATAACAAGATCTACGAATTTGATACCCAGCTATGGGGCCAGCAGTGCAAAATGATAATGACGTCGGTATCTGGTCACCTGTTGAATCATGAATTTGTCGGAGGATATCGTAATTGGCAAGGATGTAATCCACTATCTCTATTTGAAGCACCTGTGGTTAAGCAGTGCGAGgagaattttatgaaaataaaaaaaaccttagAGAGGGAGGCTAAGGGTTGCCAGGCACTGATTATATGGACAGATTGCGATCGAGAGGGTGAAAACATAGGCTTTGAAGTTATACAAGTTTGCCAAGCTGTGAAGCCCACCATTAAGATATACCG AGcaaaattttcggaaataaCTGCTCCATCGGTGACTCGAGCACTTCATAATTTAGGATTACCGAACAAAGCCATAAGCGATGCTGTCGACGTTAGGAGCGAATTGGACTTGAGAATAG GAGCTGCATTTACACGATTTCAAACAATGAGACTTCAAAAGGTTTTTCCACAAACGCTAGCTGAGATGTTGATCAGCTATGGCAGCTGCCAGTTTCCAACCCTGGGTTTTGTAGTAGAGAGGTTTCTcgcaattgaaaatttcaagtcagaGCCATTTTGGAAAATCAAAGTCACGGACGAACGTGATGGAATATTGGTGGAATTTAGATGGGACAGAAATCGTTTGTTTGAACGCCTTCCGTGCCAGATATTTCTGGACATATGTTTAGAATCTCCTACTGCAACTGTAGAAAAAGTTACGTGCAAACCGAAAAGCAAATGGAGACCGCTGCCATTGGACACCGTC GAATTAGCCAAATTGGGTTCACGCAAGTTGAAACTAAACGCAAAGGAGACAATGAAAATAGCAGAGAAACTGTACACTCAAGGTATTATCAGCTACCCTCGTACAGAAACTAACATTTTTCCCAAGGAACTCAATCTTGTGCCACTAGTCGAACATCAATCTGCAAGTCCACAGTGGGGACCGTTTGCACAACAAATACTGCAAAACGGGCCTTTCCCACgtcaagggaaaaaaaatgatggagCTCACCCTCCGATTCATCCTACGAAGTACATTGCTACTTTAGGAG GCAATGAGGCTCGTGTATACGAGTTTATAGTTCGTCATTTTTTGGCCTGTATATCAAAGGATGCTGAAGGTCAAGAGACCATTGTTCACATTGATATTGCGCAGGAAAAATTTATAGCAAGTGGTCTTCATATAATTGCCAAAAATTATTTAGAAGTGTACCCGTACGAAACGTGGAATGCAAAAGAAATCCATGCGTACGAAGAGGGACAAACTTTCAGACCCACTGGCATTGAAATGGTTGATGGGGAAACTTCACCTCCAAACTTGCTAACAGAAGCTGACCTAATTGCTTTAATGGATAAGCACGGAATTGGCACTGATGCAACTCACGCTGAACAtatcgagaaaataaaatcaaggcAATACGTGGGCCTGAAGGATCAAAAGTATTTCATTCCCGGAAAACTCGGGATTGGATTGGTCATGGGCTACGACAGTATGGGCTTTCATATGTCCAAACCACACCTCAGAGCAGGACTCGAAAACGATTTAAAGCT aaTATGCGACGGTGTGAAACAGCCAGCGGATGTTTTGCAGGATCAAATATCCAGGTATAAAACAGTATTCACAGCAACGTTACGGCAGGCTGGATTAATAGACGAAGCGCTTGCACACTATCTTGACGAGCAACCAGCGCAGGTGCAGCATGCTGAAATAGCAAACCCGGATCCAGATATAATTGTATACAAGTGTCCAAAGTGCGGGAGTAATATGTTATTAAAGGATCGAAGGAACTCTCCTGGCAAATATATTGGCTGCATGGCGTTTCCGACATGTAATAATTCGATATGGTTTCCAACCACTGTTGAGAATATAGAAGTTTTGAATAACAAGTGTAACAGG TGTCCAGGTAATATGCCATTACTTAAGTTTACCTTGCGCCAAGGCACCCTGCCGCATCTTGGAACTTCTTACACCTCTTGTATAGGAGGATGTGATACAGTGCTCAATGAGACTTTTGATATTCGAACACATAGCGTACAAAATGTACCACAAGCTGGTAATGGTGGAGCACCGCAAACAAACTCAAATCAAAATCCTAGAACAAATCAAACACGGCAAAACGCACAAAGGCAACCTAATGGCCAGATAAATAATTCTAGAGCAAATGACACAAGCCGTACTGATTCTGGGGTGTCTACTTGGAGCTCTGCACCTTCGACGACTTCTGTACGACATAATAAGTTTTCTAATCGGTCTAGTAATCAGAATCAACAGAATATGGAAACTGATGACACGATTCTCTGTAACTGTCATGAAAGGGCAATAGAGCTTACTGTACGTAAAGAGGGGACAAATAAAG GAAGACAATTCTACAAATGTGCCAAACCGCAAGAAAACAGCTGTGACTTCTTTCTCTGGGCTGCAGAAAATGCTTTACCCAATGATAATGCAAACAGAAATCATTCGCAACCATCTCGGAATACCAATAGCAGCTATAGTAATCAAACACAGCAGAGCCAAACTAATATGAGGTTCGATAGAGAAGCTGGCGGATCATCGTCATCTCAAGGCATTACCTGCACGTGTGGGCAACCGGCAAGAAA ACTTACCGTACATAAGGAAGGTCCTAACAAAGGAAGAGAATTTTATGGATGCCCTCAAGGAATTGGCACtacatgtaaattttttaaatgggctgatgaaaatgatgatgatggttcATGCGATAATGGACAGAGACCACACACAGGGGGCTTTCGAGGAGGTAGAAATATACAAAATGCAAATCTTCCTAGAGCAAGAAATCCAAGTAAAAGGAAGTGCGGTCTTTGCGGACAAGAAG GTCATACCAGACGTACCTGTTCACAAAATGATGCGGGTTAA
- the LOC124181097 gene encoding protein chibby homolog 1-like isoform X3, with protein MPLFSNKFSPKKTPTRRAFVSLANKDLSPKRIEKELGPDVGPIRLRLGDQETVFDSGQWIPESGKVGGTYKENERLRKEVKKLEEENNILKLKFELMLDMLTQTTAESNLHGKELDARKDKPSHSKST; from the exons ATGCCGTTGTTTTCAAACAAGTTTTCACCCAAAAAAACGCCTACAAGAAGAGCATTCGTTTCGTTGGCGAACAAGGATCTTAGCCCTAAAAGGATCGAAAAAGAATTAGGGCCTGATGTTGGACCCATACGTTTGCGACTCGGTGACCAAGAGACTGTATTCGACAGTGGACAGTGGATTCCTG AATCTGGCAAAGTTGGTGGAACTTACAAAGAGAATGAACGACTCCGAAAGGAAGTGAAGAAGCTTGAAGAGGAGAATAATATTCTGAAGCTAAAGTTCGAACTAATGCTTGACATG ctGACGCAAACGACAGCGGAGTCTAATTTACATGGCAAAGAACTCGACGCTCGTAAAGATAAACCGTCACACTCGAAAAGTACTTAG